In Ciconia boyciana chromosome 14, ASM3463844v1, whole genome shotgun sequence, the genomic stretch CAGGGGAGACGCACCCCAGCGCTGCTCTCTTCCCACGGCAGTAAACAGGGTGCAAACCATCTTTCCTTGTGTGCCTGCCCCGACACCCCACGTCTGAGCCCAGGGAgtgagaggagggagcaggataCGGACCCCACAGGAGCCACTGGGCCCCAGGAGAGGCTCGGTGGGGGCACAGTGCTGGGACGGGGACAGGCCCCCGCAGACCCAGGCCCACCACAGGAGCACACTGGGGGCAACCGGGACCAGCCTGTGGGagaccccctccccagccccaccacaggGGCCCAGCCCCAGTACCCCACAGCACACCCACCCAGCCCGTACTGGTCCAGACAGACTCCCCCCAGTTCCACACTCCCTGGGGGCATGTCCCCAGagcccagagcccccccccaaagccccGGGGGAGGTGGGTAGGAAGCAGAGACGTGCCTGGTCATCAGGGCTTGTTTAATAACAAAACTCCAGCTATTGTAGAACAATATTCTCCAGCATCATTGTAATATACAATACGGGGAATGCTCTCAGCAATCTGAGAAGGATACGTCCCGCGGCCCCTGCCCAGGCTGCggggggcccccccggggcagccccgccagGGGAGGgggcccgccggccccgggatGCAGGCGAGCCACGGCGCTCGGGgccggggtcccgggggtgTCCGTGGCGGGTCCGGAGCAGTCTCAGCGGCACAGGATCCGGTCGGCAGCGGGCATGCACGGAGCCTGCGGGAAAGGGGGGGCGAAGCGGCCGGTCAGTGCTGGtcgggggggtcccggggaggaCTGGGATGgaagggggcaggaggaaagagcagccccggggaggggacagcGCGGTGCAGAGCGTGGGCGTCCGGGGAAACCCGGCCGGGCCGGTGCAGCCCGGCGGGAGAGCGGCaccggggggggtccccactcacctcgggggggtccccagcggcggcggggcgggggggcccgcGCTGCAGCGCCAGCTGCAGGTCCCAGATGTAGTCGATGacatgctgcagcagctccaccTTGGAGACCCGCCGGTGCCGCGGCAGCGTCGGCACCAGCGCCCGCAGCCGCGAGTAGCAGCCCTTCATGTCGTACAGCAGCGCGGCGGCCGCCTGCTCCGCCgcccccggggacacccccgggcccggcccgcagCGAGCGGCCTCCCCGGGCCGCACCGCCTTCAACGCGCCGCCGGCGCCCGCGGGCAGCGGAGagagggcggcggcggcgacctTCATGGCGAGGAGCGGCGGGGCGCGACCGGCGGCGGCAGGACCCTGCGGGCGGACAGCTGAGcgcgcgccccgccgcgccaATTATAGAGCGCTGCCgacgggggggcggggcctcggggAGAGCCGCGGCCAATGGCGGCGCCGCGGAGGCGGGGACAGCCACGCCCGCCCCATTCatgcgcccccccccccaccgaAGGGCGGCGCCTTAAAGGGGCAGTGGCGGGGAGAGGGCGGCGGGGACTTGGGCTGCGGCgcgggggtcccaggggtgcgGGGGCTACCGGGGTGCGGAGCGCGGGCGAGCACCGCCCGCCCGGACACCTTCCCCGCCATTCACGTGGGTAATCGCCCCGCGGGCTCCCGGTGTcgggctccctgcagcccccgctcccgctccttccccggggctccccgcagccccgctcgCCCCTTGCCCCCCCCCAGGCCTCCCGGTGCCCCTCCAGGCGCCCAGCCCCCCTGCactccccgcgccccccgccgcccccccgcctccccgccggctCAGACCGTTAGACGCCAGGGCCGTGACGTCACCCATTCATAAAACCCCGCGCGCTGTCAGCGCGGCGCCTCGCGGGCGGTGCCCATGGCgacgggggcggggcggggcgggggggggcacctGCAGCCCGGCCCGGGCACGGGGGCACCGGGACCCCCACGGGGACGCGGGGGTACGGGCATCCTCACCGGCGGCAGCCCGtaccccgcgccccccgcccccggttCGGTCTCCCCGGCCCGGGGTCTCCCCGCTCGCacccccggcccggggctgaAGCCTCCGCGgaggcggcggctgccggggcgggggtcTCCAGGCTCGGGTGCAccggggggcgggcaggggcggaAGGGGGCGCTGGGTGCAACTCGCGtggggcagcgcggggccgtGGGCTGCCAGCACGCTcctgcggcgggcgggggggccgggcgggggtcCCGCCGGTGCGGCTGCCCGCGTCCCGAGCCGCAGCCGAAAGCCGGTCCCAGCCCCGGAGGGCTCCCGATCCGGGCGGTAACGAGCGTTACTGCTCGTTCCCCGCACGTGCACCGCCCAGCGCCCTGCcagcagcggggccgggagcccgGGGGGGGCCCCGAGCGGGACCCCGACCTGCCGGACCCGCAGCTTCGTGGGGCAGCGCTGGCAAGGACCCCCCCGGCCCACCCCGACCAGCCCGAAACGGTGGGGCAGCGAGCAGGGGGTGAGCAGGCAGAGCCGCGGCCTTTCGAGCCACTGCACGCACACCCATGAGCGTGCACGTGTGTACAGACACACCGACACACAGACAGACGGCCGtgagcgtgtgtgtgcacacatggaGGCGTGCACATACACGTGCACGCGCCCACCGATGCACGGACGTACGCAAACACACGCATGGGAAGGTTCACGCGGATACACGGACCTGTGGatgcacacacgtgcacaaACACATCCGTAagtacacgcacacacacgcacacgcagaGGCACGCATGGATGAATgcacatacagacacacacacgtgcatgcACACCTACACACTCTCGCGCACACGTACACCCCTGCCTTGCACACCGATGTGTGTGCCCGGGTGCCAGAGcagccccctccgccccccgcgTACCCTGCGGGGCCCGGCTGCGCCGCCGCGTtgttggcagcagcaggaagcca encodes the following:
- the ID1 gene encoding DNA-binding protein inhibitor ID-1: MKVAAAALSPLPAGAGGALKAVRPGEAARCGPGPGVSPGAAEQAAAALLYDMKGCYSRLRALVPTLPRHRRVSKVELLQHVIDYIWDLQLALQRGPPRPAAAGDPPEAPCMPAADRILCR